A single genomic interval of Bradyrhizobium japonicum USDA 6 harbors:
- a CDS encoding cobalamin biosynthesis protein, with the protein MKIAGLGFKKDVTLASLREALLAAGGFEGLAAVATVSDKADAEPLKQLARECGVPIKPVPADTLAGIETPTQSELVAEKFGTGSVAEAVALVAAGPRARLIATRAVSRDRTATAAIAEGDGA; encoded by the coding sequence ATGAAGATCGCTGGTCTCGGATTCAAGAAGGATGTCACGCTGGCTTCGCTGCGCGAGGCGCTGCTGGCGGCCGGTGGTTTCGAAGGCCTCGCAGCGGTCGCGACTGTCAGCGACAAGGCCGATGCGGAGCCGCTGAAGCAGCTCGCGCGTGAATGCGGCGTACCGATCAAGCCGGTTCCGGCGGACACGCTGGCCGGCATCGAGACGCCGACGCAATCGGAGCTCGTCGCGGAAAAATTCGGCACAGGCTCGGTCGCCGAAGCCGTGGCGCTCGTTGCCGCTGGCCCTCGCGCGCGCCTGATTGCGACGCGGGCGGTTTCGCGGGATCGCACCGCGACCGCCGCGATCGCGGAAGGAGACGGCGCATGA
- a CDS encoding histidine phosphatase family protein has product MEGETFLWLIRHAPVDGVKGTIHAADAPADLGDRVQLQALRQRLPPDAASFASPARRTVETARALGLEPALVPEFGEQDFGAWTGRRHDELAATGGEAYVQFWSDPAHGRPPDGESFEDQVARVRLGLAQIGAGPATLVVHSGTIRAALCIALDLTPQAALRFVVDPLSLTRIDRLAAGWRVVAVNQRAA; this is encoded by the coding sequence ATGGAAGGCGAAACCTTCCTCTGGCTGATACGGCATGCGCCCGTCGACGGCGTCAAGGGGACGATCCATGCGGCCGACGCGCCCGCCGACCTCGGCGATCGCGTGCAACTGCAGGCGTTGCGGCAGAGGCTCCCGCCAGATGCTGCGAGCTTTGCGAGCCCGGCGCGACGTACGGTTGAGACGGCGCGCGCGCTGGGACTCGAACCCGCGCTGGTGCCCGAATTCGGCGAGCAGGATTTTGGCGCCTGGACCGGCCGGCGGCATGACGAGCTCGCCGCGACTGGCGGCGAAGCCTATGTGCAGTTCTGGAGCGATCCGGCGCACGGGCGGCCGCCGGACGGCGAAAGTTTCGAGGATCAGGTCGCGCGCGTCCGGCTGGGTCTCGCGCAAATCGGCGCCGGCCCGGCGACGCTCGTCGTGCATTCCGGCACCATCCGCGCCGCGCTCTGCATTGCGCTGGATCTGACACCACAAGCGGCCCTGCGCTTCGTGGTCGATCCGTTGTCACTGACCCGGATCGACCGGCTCGCCGCGGGCTGGCGCGTCGTCGCGGTCAATCAGCGCGCGGCTTGA
- a CDS encoding energy-coupling factor ABC transporter permease, translated as MHIEPGVVSGAKLVLSYATGIAVGGVALKLAVETVREQGITSFAARTLATTGLVFVFFEILPHFPVGVSEVHFILGSTLFLLFGAAPAAFGLAFGLLFQGVFFEPPDLPQYGMNVTTLLVPLFAIQAIATRIIARNTAYVDLSYRQALALSTTYQAGVIAWVAFWALYGSGFGATNLVNIATFAASYALVIVIEPLADLAVLALAKSLRGVTAPGLVTPRLHNAA; from the coding sequence ATGCATATCGAACCCGGAGTCGTCTCGGGCGCCAAGCTCGTGTTGAGTTACGCAACCGGCATCGCCGTCGGCGGCGTTGCGCTGAAGCTCGCGGTCGAGACCGTGCGCGAGCAGGGCATTACCTCGTTCGCGGCGCGGACGCTCGCCACCACGGGCCTCGTGTTCGTCTTCTTCGAGATCCTGCCGCATTTCCCGGTCGGCGTCTCCGAGGTGCACTTCATCCTCGGCTCGACCCTGTTCCTGCTGTTTGGGGCAGCGCCCGCGGCCTTCGGCCTCGCGTTCGGCCTGCTGTTCCAGGGCGTGTTCTTCGAGCCACCCGACCTGCCGCAATACGGCATGAACGTCACCACGCTGCTGGTGCCGCTGTTCGCGATCCAGGCGATCGCCACGCGGATTATTGCCCGCAACACCGCCTATGTCGATCTCAGCTATCGCCAGGCGCTGGCGCTTTCGACCACGTATCAGGCCGGCGTCATCGCCTGGGTCGCGTTCTGGGCGCTCTATGGCTCCGGCTTCGGTGCGACCAACCTCGTCAACATCGCGACCTTCGCGGCCTCCTACGCACTCGTCATCGTGATCGAGCCGCTCGCCGATCTCGCCGTGCTGGCACTGGCGAAATCGCTGCGCGGCGTCACCGCGCCGGGCCTCGTCACGCCGCGCCTGCACAACGCGGCTTAA
- a CDS encoding bifunctional cobalt-precorrin-7 (C(5))-methyltransferase/cobalt-precorrin-6B (C(15))-methyltransferase — MADPWLTIIGIGEDGLAGLSEASRKALAKAETVFGGERHLALADVGGRGRPWPVPFDADVVLSCRGRPTVVLASGDPFWHGAGASLAEKLDANEWIAHSAPSTFSLAAARLGWRLEAIACLGLHAAPFERLLPHLVRGARIICLVRDGKAAGELAKWLNERGWGASTFWTLAALGGPRESIAEHRADSFVGDLAENLIAVAVEARGGQGIPRSSGLSDDLFMHDGQITKRPVRALALSALAPRPGERLWDIGAGSGSISVEWALCGGTATAIEAREDRAANIRSNAAAFGLAHRITVITGSAPEAFAALEAPDVIFIGGGLDIAMFDAIWSRLPPGARLVAHAVTLETEALLGELHQRHGGELMRVEIAHAGPLGRYRSWEASRPVVQWSAIR; from the coding sequence ATGGCTGATCCCTGGCTGACCATCATCGGTATCGGCGAAGATGGCCTCGCCGGGCTGTCCGAGGCAAGCCGAAAGGCGCTTGCCAAGGCAGAAACTGTTTTTGGTGGCGAGCGTCATCTCGCGCTTGCCGATGTGGGGGGGCGCGGTCGCCCGTGGCCGGTGCCGTTCGACGCAGACGTCGTGCTGAGCTGCCGCGGCCGGCCGACGGTGGTGCTCGCCTCCGGCGATCCGTTCTGGCACGGTGCCGGTGCAAGTCTCGCCGAGAAGCTCGATGCCAACGAGTGGATCGCGCATTCGGCGCCATCGACCTTCTCGCTCGCCGCCGCGCGGCTCGGCTGGCGCCTCGAAGCCATTGCCTGTCTCGGGCTTCACGCCGCGCCGTTCGAGCGTCTCTTGCCGCATCTGGTTCGAGGTGCGCGCATCATTTGCCTTGTGCGTGACGGCAAGGCGGCCGGTGAGCTCGCCAAATGGCTGAACGAGCGCGGATGGGGCGCCTCGACGTTCTGGACTCTCGCCGCGCTCGGCGGGCCGCGCGAAAGCATCGCTGAGCATCGTGCCGACAGCTTTGTGGGCGATCTCGCCGAAAACCTGATCGCAGTGGCCGTCGAGGCGAGGGGCGGGCAAGGCATTCCCCGCAGCTCGGGCCTGTCAGACGATCTCTTCATGCATGACGGCCAGATCACCAAGCGGCCGGTGCGCGCGCTGGCGCTCTCGGCGCTGGCGCCGCGTCCCGGCGAGCGACTGTGGGATATCGGCGCGGGTTCTGGCTCGATCTCGGTCGAATGGGCTCTGTGCGGTGGGACGGCGACCGCCATCGAGGCGCGCGAGGATCGTGCCGCGAATATCCGCAGCAATGCTGCAGCGTTCGGATTGGCGCATCGGATCACCGTCATCACGGGGAGCGCGCCGGAGGCTTTTGCTGCGTTGGAAGCGCCGGATGTTATCTTCATTGGCGGTGGTCTCGATATCGCAATGTTCGATGCCATCTGGTCACGGCTCCCGCCGGGTGCGCGGCTCGTCGCGCATGCGGTGACGCTGGAAACGGAAGCGCTGCTCGGCGAACTGCACCAGCGTCACGGCGGCGAATTGATGCGCGTCGAAATCGCACATGCCGGCCCGCTCGGCCGTTACCGCTCCTGGGAAGCGTCGCGGCCCGTGGTGCAGTGGAGTGCGATCCGATGA
- a CDS encoding precorrin-8X methylmutase gives MPHTYETDGAAIYRQSFATIRAEADLARFTPDEEQVVVRMIHAAGMVGLEAHIRFTSGMATAARAALQRGAPILCDARMVSEGITRARLPAANAVICTLGDEAVPALAQSMRNTRSAAALELWRPHLDGAIVAIGNAPTALFHLLNMLDDPGCPRPAAIIGCPVGFVGAAESKAALMADPKVAALTVEGRLGGSAITVAAVNALASRSE, from the coding sequence ATGCCGCACACCTACGAGACCGACGGCGCGGCGATCTACCGGCAGTCCTTTGCGACCATCCGGGCCGAGGCGGATCTCGCCCGCTTCACGCCCGACGAAGAGCAGGTGGTGGTGCGGATGATCCACGCCGCCGGCATGGTGGGCCTTGAAGCGCATATCCGCTTCACATCAGGCATGGCGACTGCTGCGCGCGCGGCCTTGCAGAGAGGCGCGCCGATCCTGTGCGACGCGCGCATGGTCTCGGAAGGAATTACGCGCGCGCGACTGCCGGCGGCCAACGCCGTGATCTGCACGCTCGGCGACGAGGCCGTTCCCGCGCTCGCGCAGTCGATGCGCAACACGCGTTCGGCCGCGGCGCTGGAGTTGTGGCGGCCGCATCTCGACGGCGCCATCGTTGCGATCGGTAACGCGCCGACCGCGCTGTTTCATCTCCTCAACATGCTCGACGACCCGGGCTGCCCGCGGCCCGCGGCGATCATCGGCTGCCCGGTCGGCTTCGTCGGCGCGGCCGAATCCAAGGCCGCGCTGATGGCCGATCCGAAGGTCGCCGCGCTGACGGTGGAGGGTCGCCTCGGCGGCTCCGCGATCACGGTCGCCGCCGTGAATGCGCTCGCGAGCCGGAGCGAATAG
- the cobM gene encoding precorrin-4 C(11)-methyltransferase → MTVHFIGAGPGAPDLLTLRGRDLIAACPVCLYAGSLVPEGVLAHCPPGARVVNTAPLSLDGIIAEIATAHADGKDVARLHSGDLAIWSAMGEQLRRLRALGIPYTVTPGVPSFSAAAAALETELTLPGLAQSVVLTRTPGRASAMPEGEKLAAFAATGAVLAIHLSIHLLDKVVAELTPHYGADCPVAIVWRASWPDQRIVRATLATLDAAVGTEMERTALILVGKTLGSADFDESRLYAADYDRRYRPVGADPRFPEAS, encoded by the coding sequence ATGACGGTGCACTTCATCGGTGCGGGACCGGGCGCTCCGGATTTGCTGACGTTGCGCGGACGCGACCTGATCGCGGCCTGTCCGGTCTGCCTCTATGCGGGCTCGCTGGTGCCTGAGGGCGTGCTGGCGCATTGCCCGCCCGGTGCGCGTGTCGTCAACACCGCGCCGCTGTCGCTCGACGGGATCATCGCGGAGATCGCGACCGCGCATGCCGACGGCAAGGATGTTGCCCGCCTGCATTCCGGCGATCTCGCGATCTGGTCGGCGATGGGCGAGCAGCTTCGACGTCTGCGCGCGCTCGGTATTCCCTACACGGTCACGCCGGGCGTGCCGTCCTTTTCGGCCGCAGCAGCTGCACTAGAGACTGAGCTGACGCTCCCCGGTCTTGCCCAATCAGTCGTGCTGACGCGCACGCCGGGCCGCGCCAGCGCGATGCCTGAGGGTGAAAAGCTCGCGGCGTTTGCCGCCACCGGTGCGGTGCTCGCGATCCATCTGTCGATCCATCTGCTCGACAAGGTCGTCGCCGAGCTCACGCCGCACTATGGCGCGGATTGCCCGGTCGCGATCGTCTGGCGCGCGAGCTGGCCGGACCAGCGCATCGTTCGCGCCACGCTGGCGACACTCGATGCCGCCGTCGGCACCGAGATGGAGCGCACCGCGCTGATCCTGGTCGGCAAGACGCTCGGCTCGGCGGATTTCGACGAGAGCCGTCTCTATGCCGCCGATTACGACCGCCGCTATCGGCCTGTCGGCGCCGATCCGCGCTTTCCGGAGGCATCGTGA
- the cobA gene encoding uroporphyrinogen-III C-methyltransferase: MSGFVTFISAGPGDPELLTVKGAARLRDADVVLYDDLASGAILDLARPGANLVAVGKRAGRPSTKQHHVNRLLVDYAAAGVRVVRLKSGDAGIFGRLEEELEALREAGIGYEIIPGITSACVAAAQAGIPLTRRHTSRRVQFVTGADVTGELPQNLNWAALADPEATTVVYMGRRTFPALVAKLIEHGLAPDTPALFAESLGRPDERLVRTTIAELAEQLARGGAASTAAVILFGALAGDYPS; this comes from the coding sequence GTGAGCGGTTTTGTCACTTTCATCTCGGCCGGCCCCGGCGACCCCGAGCTCCTCACGGTCAAAGGCGCCGCGCGGCTGCGCGATGCCGACGTCGTGCTCTATGACGATCTTGCCTCGGGCGCGATCCTCGATCTGGCCCGGCCCGGCGCCAATCTCGTCGCGGTCGGGAAACGGGCAGGGCGGCCCTCGACCAAGCAGCACCACGTCAACCGCCTGCTGGTCGACTATGCCGCGGCCGGCGTCCGTGTGGTGCGGCTGAAATCGGGCGATGCCGGTATCTTTGGCCGGCTCGAGGAGGAGCTGGAGGCGCTGCGCGAAGCCGGCATCGGCTACGAGATCATTCCCGGAATAACCTCGGCCTGTGTCGCCGCCGCGCAAGCCGGCATTCCCCTGACCCGGCGCCACACCTCGCGCCGGGTGCAGTTCGTGACCGGGGCCGATGTCACCGGCGAGCTGCCGCAGAATTTGAACTGGGCGGCGTTGGCGGATCCCGAAGCGACCACCGTGGTCTATATGGGCCGGCGCACCTTTCCGGCGCTTGTCGCAAAATTGATCGAGCACGGCCTCGCCCCTGATACCCCGGCCCTGTTCGCCGAATCCCTCGGCCGTCCCGACGAGCGGCTGGTCCGCACCACCATTGCCGAGCTGGCCGAACAGCTTGCGCGGGGTGGCGCTGCCTCGACGGCCGCCGTGATCCTGTTCGGCGCGCTGGCGGGCGATTATCCGTCATGA
- a CDS encoding cobyrinate a,c-diamide synthase, translated as MPAGLVISAPASGVGKTTLTLALARAWRNRGLHVQCFKSGPDYIDPAFHAAATGRASVNVDSWAMDRGTIAHLVGRGTDADVVLAEGSMGLFDGVAARGVSGTGATADIAEMLGWPVLLVIDPSGQAQTAAAISAGLRDYRAGVRLAGVVLNRVASPRHKDLVRRALNDAGIAVFGALPRHAEISLPKRHLGLVQAEEQAEIGKLIDEAARFVAEHVDLDAVLGSAASWSPQSAANGMNVTPPGQRIALARDAAFSFIYPHMLEAWRAAGAEISIFSPLADEAPDAGADVCWLPGGYPELHAGTIAANARFRSGLRAFADTRPVHGECGGYMVLGAALTDADGIRHEMTGLLGLETSFAKRRMHLGYRLAALAAPMPGHQVGARLRGHEFHYSTIVAQPDTPLAVVHDATGAVIAETGSRRGYATGTFFHLIAEDR; from the coding sequence ATGCCGGCAGGGCTCGTCATCTCCGCACCGGCCTCCGGCGTCGGCAAGACCACGCTGACGCTGGCGCTGGCGCGCGCCTGGCGCAATCGCGGATTGCACGTGCAGTGCTTCAAGAGCGGACCCGACTATATCGATCCCGCCTTCCATGCCGCTGCGACGGGGCGCGCTTCCGTCAACGTCGATAGCTGGGCGATGGATCGCGGGACGATTGCTCATCTCGTCGGTCGCGGCACGGACGCCGATGTCGTGCTCGCGGAGGGCTCGATGGGCCTGTTCGACGGCGTCGCCGCGCGCGGCGTCTCCGGCACCGGCGCCACGGCCGACATTGCGGAGATGCTGGGCTGGCCGGTGCTGCTGGTGATCGATCCCTCCGGACAGGCGCAGACGGCGGCGGCGATCTCCGCAGGCCTTCGTGACTATCGCGCGGGTGTGCGCCTCGCCGGCGTGGTGCTCAATCGCGTCGCCAGCCCACGTCATAAGGATCTCGTGCGGCGTGCGCTCAACGACGCCGGCATCGCCGTGTTCGGCGCGCTGCCGCGCCATGCCGAGATCAGCCTGCCGAAGCGGCATCTCGGCCTCGTGCAGGCCGAGGAGCAGGCCGAGATCGGCAAGCTGATCGACGAAGCCGCGCGCTTCGTCGCCGAACATGTCGATCTCGATGCGGTGCTGGGATCGGCAGCAAGCTGGTCACCGCAATCGGCGGCAAACGGCATGAATGTGACGCCGCCCGGGCAGCGCATTGCGTTGGCCCGCGATGCCGCGTTCTCCTTCATCTATCCGCACATGCTGGAGGCCTGGCGCGCGGCCGGCGCCGAGATCTCGATATTCTCGCCGCTTGCCGATGAAGCGCCTGACGCGGGCGCGGATGTCTGCTGGCTGCCCGGCGGCTATCCCGAGCTCCATGCCGGCACGATCGCGGCCAATGCCCGCTTTCGCAGCGGCTTGCGCGCCTTCGCTGACACACGGCCGGTGCACGGCGAATGCGGAGGCTATATGGTGCTGGGAGCCGCTCTGACCGATGCCGACGGCATTCGTCATGAGATGACGGGCCTGCTCGGACTGGAGACGAGCTTTGCCAAGCGCCGCATGCATCTCGGCTATCGTCTCGCTGCGCTCGCCGCGCCGATGCCGGGCCATCAGGTCGGCGCCCGCCTGCGCGGCCACGAGTTCCACTATTCGACGATTGTCGCGCAGCCGGATACGCCGCTCGCGGTCGTGCACGATGCAACAGGCGCGGTCATCGCCGAGACCGGCTCGCGCCGCGGCTATGCCACCGGCACGTTCTTCCATCTGATCGCGGAGGACCGGTGA
- the cobT gene encoding nicotinate-nucleotide--dimethylbenzimidazole phosphoribosyltransferase, producing the protein MLPEWVTRKCPDVSAVHREAALARQAQLTKPAGALGRLEQLAVELAGLQATEQPRAARVPIIIFAGDHGIVAQGVSAYPQGVTIAMMANFASGGAAISVLACELGSNLEVVDAGTLAQEAIAGVVTDKPRQGTRDFSVEAALTPTELAFAFEAGQRAVARADAGRPDLLIFGEMGIGNTTTSAAIAASLLGISAEEIAGSGTGVDAAGRAHKARVIDAAIARHGVAGASPEKILCGVGGLEIAAICGAIIAAAQARIPVLIDGFIVSVAALAAVRLNPSCQPFLLPSHQSAEQGHRLVLRALNVQPLISLDLRLGEGSGAAVALPLVRLACSLHNGMATFAQANVPDRPA; encoded by the coding sequence ATGCTCCCTGAATGGGTCACCCGGAAATGCCCCGATGTCTCCGCCGTCCATCGCGAGGCGGCGCTCGCGCGTCAGGCGCAACTCACAAAACCAGCCGGCGCGCTCGGCCGGCTGGAGCAGCTTGCGGTCGAGCTTGCGGGCCTGCAGGCGACCGAGCAGCCGCGCGCCGCGCGGGTGCCGATCATTATCTTCGCCGGCGATCACGGCATCGTCGCGCAGGGCGTGTCTGCCTATCCGCAAGGAGTGACCATCGCGATGATGGCGAATTTCGCCTCAGGCGGTGCCGCGATCTCGGTGCTGGCGTGTGAGCTCGGCTCAAACCTTGAGGTCGTCGACGCCGGCACCCTGGCCCAAGAGGCGATCGCGGGCGTCGTCACCGACAAGCCGCGCCAGGGCACGCGCGATTTCAGCGTGGAAGCCGCACTCACCCCCACGGAGCTGGCATTCGCCTTCGAAGCCGGTCAGCGCGCAGTCGCGCGCGCAGACGCCGGCAGGCCCGATCTCCTGATCTTCGGCGAGATGGGCATCGGCAATACCACGACGTCGGCGGCGATTGCGGCGAGCCTGCTCGGCATCAGTGCCGAGGAGATCGCGGGCAGCGGTACCGGCGTCGATGCGGCCGGCCGTGCGCACAAGGCGCGCGTGATCGACGCTGCGATCGCGCGGCATGGCGTTGCGGGCGCTTCGCCGGAAAAGATCCTGTGCGGCGTCGGGGGCCTCGAAATCGCGGCGATCTGCGGCGCCATCATTGCGGCTGCGCAAGCCCGCATTCCCGTGTTGATCGATGGCTTCATCGTATCGGTGGCAGCGCTGGCGGCGGTGCGGCTGAACCCGTCGTGTCAGCCATTCCTGCTGCCGTCGCATCAATCGGCGGAGCAGGGGCATCGGCTGGTGCTGCGCGCGCTGAACGTGCAGCCGTTGATCAGCCTCGATCTCAGGCTCGGCGAAGGATCGGGTGCTGCCGTCGCGCTGCCGCTGGTGCGGCTCGCGTGCAGCCTCCACAACGGCATGGCGACCTTCGCGCAGGCCAACGTGCCGGATCGCCCGGCCTGA
- the cobJ gene encoding precorrin-3B C(17)-methyltransferase, giving the protein MTGTLTIAGLGPGSDALVTPEVSAALAAATDILGYAPYVARVPPRVGLTLHPSDNREELQRASEALRLAAEGGQVVVVSSGDPGVFAMASAVFEALEQAPQWRELPIRVLPGITAMLAAAARAGAPLGHDFCAINLSDNLKPWAVIEKRLRLAAEADFAIAMYNPRSASRPEGFGRALAVLKHAGCGERLVIFARAVSAVDEKIETVALNDARPEMADMRTLVIVGNSQTRRVGRWVYAPRQAR; this is encoded by the coding sequence ATGACGGGCACGCTGACCATCGCGGGCCTCGGGCCGGGCAGCGATGCGCTGGTGACGCCCGAGGTCTCCGCCGCCCTTGCCGCCGCTACCGACATTCTGGGTTACGCGCCCTATGTTGCGCGCGTACCGCCGCGGGTTGGGCTCACCTTGCACCCCTCCGACAATCGCGAAGAACTGCAGCGCGCGAGCGAGGCCCTGCGGCTCGCGGCCGAAGGCGGGCAGGTCGTCGTCGTCTCCTCCGGCGATCCCGGCGTCTTCGCGATGGCGTCGGCCGTGTTCGAGGCGCTCGAACAGGCGCCGCAATGGCGCGAGCTTCCCATTCGCGTTTTGCCTGGTATTACAGCGATGCTGGCGGCGGCCGCGCGCGCCGGCGCACCGCTCGGCCATGATTTCTGCGCGATCAATCTCTCTGACAATCTCAAGCCTTGGGCCGTGATCGAGAAGCGTCTGCGGCTCGCTGCAGAAGCCGATTTTGCCATTGCGATGTACAATCCGCGCTCGGCAAGCCGGCCGGAGGGTTTTGGCCGCGCGCTTGCGGTGCTGAAGCACGCCGGCTGCGGCGAGCGCTTGGTGATTTTTGCGCGCGCGGTGAGTGCTGTAGATGAAAAGATCGAAACTGTTGCGCTGAACGACGCGCGGCCCGAGATGGCCGACATGCGCACGCTGGTGATCGTCGGCAATTCGCAGACGCGCCGTGTCGGTCGCTGGGTCTATGCCCCGAGGCAGGCGCGATGA
- a CDS encoding cobalt-precorrin-6A reductase translates to MTRALILGGTADASLLAAEIARARIDAVYSYGGRTRAPANQPLPTRIGGFGGVSGLADYIRLECITHVIDATHPFAAEMSRHAVEACAQTGTPLIALERAPWTKAPGDIWIEVADVTAALAALPDTPANVFLAIGRQHIAPFAAKPQHVYTLRFVDPPEAPLPLAADVIVSRGPFTFDGELETMRARGIAWIVARNSGGDGARAKIDAARMLGLPVIMIARPRLPERLRVESVAEIMQWLGHRACLGA, encoded by the coding sequence ATGACGCGCGCCCTCATTCTGGGCGGAACCGCCGATGCGAGCTTGCTCGCCGCGGAAATCGCACGCGCGCGCATCGACGCCGTGTATTCCTATGGTGGCCGAACCCGCGCGCCCGCCAATCAGCCGCTGCCGACCCGCATCGGCGGCTTCGGGGGCGTGAGCGGGCTTGCCGACTATATTCGCCTTGAGTGCATCACGCATGTGATCGACGCGACGCATCCCTTTGCTGCCGAGATGAGCCGCCACGCGGTCGAAGCGTGCGCGCAAACGGGAACGCCGCTGATCGCGCTCGAGCGCGCGCCCTGGACAAAGGCGCCCGGCGACATCTGGATCGAAGTCGCCGACGTCACCGCCGCGCTCGCCGCGCTGCCGGACACGCCGGCAAACGTGTTCCTCGCCATCGGCCGCCAGCACATCGCACCGTTCGCGGCGAAGCCGCAGCACGTCTACACGCTGCGGTTCGTCGACCCGCCCGAGGCGCCGCTGCCCCTTGCTGCGGACGTGATCGTCTCGCGCGGGCCGTTCACGTTCGACGGCGAGCTCGAAACGATGCGCGCGCGGGGCATCGCATGGATCGTCGCCCGCAATTCCGGCGGCGACGGCGCGCGCGCCAAGATCGACGCAGCCCGGATGCTCGGCCTGCCCGTAATCATGATCGCGCGGCCAAGACTGCCCGAACGGCTGCGGGTTGAGAGCGTGGCCGAGATCATGCAGTGGCTCGGTCATCGCGCCTGCCTCGGGGCATAG
- a CDS encoding precorrin-2 C(20)-methyltransferase: protein MGRIICCGLGPGDPDMMSVRADRTVRAAKHVAYFRKKGRPGQARRIVEGMLASDVTEYAMEYPVTTELAFDSPEYVQLLAGFYDEWAERLARLSRAVDVVVLCEGDPYFYGSFMHLHTRLQGRVEIEVIAGIPGMVGCWNGVGRPIALGDDVTTVLMGTLPEDELERRMRDSDALVIMKTGRNLAKVRRALATAGRLDDAWLVERGTMPGERVVRLAEIDAADCPYFAIVLVHGKGRHLDAAE from the coding sequence ATGGGACGCATCATCTGCTGCGGTCTCGGCCCCGGCGATCCTGATATGATGAGCGTGCGCGCCGACCGGACGGTGCGGGCTGCGAAGCATGTCGCCTATTTCCGCAAGAAGGGTCGGCCCGGCCAGGCGCGGCGGATCGTCGAAGGCATGTTGGCCTCCGACGTTACCGAATACGCAATGGAATATCCTGTTACGACGGAGCTCGCCTTCGACAGCCCGGAATATGTGCAGCTGCTTGCCGGCTTCTACGACGAATGGGCGGAACGGCTGGCGCGGCTTTCGCGTGCGGTCGATGTCGTCGTGCTCTGCGAGGGCGATCCTTACTTTTACGGCTCCTTCATGCATCTGCACACGCGCCTGCAAGGCCGTGTCGAGATCGAGGTGATCGCGGGCATTCCCGGCATGGTCGGCTGCTGGAACGGCGTCGGCCGGCCGATCGCGCTCGGCGACGACGTGACGACGGTGCTGATGGGCACGCTTCCCGAAGACGAGCTCGAACGGCGCATGCGCGATTCCGATGCGCTGGTCATCATGAAGACCGGCCGCAATCTCGCAAAGGTGCGCCGCGCGCTCGCCACCGCCGGCCGGCTGGACGATGCCTGGCTGGTCGAGCGCGGCACTATGCCGGGCGAGCGCGTGGTGCGGCTCGCCGAGATCGATGCCGCCGACTGTCCTTATTTCGCGATCGTGCTCGTGCACGGCAAGGGCCGGCATCTGGACGCCGCCGAATGA
- the cobF gene encoding precorrin-6A synthase (deacetylating) gives MLTLSLIGIGCGDPGQLTRAAVQAINAADLILIPRKGTAKSDLADLRRTICADVLTNQTTRIAEFDLPVRDAGEADYHKGVDDWHDAVAAAWSQTIASQLEGEGKVALLIWGDPSLYDSSLRIARRLDPLPRIDVVPGITSIQALCAAHALPLNDIGEPFLVTTGRRLREGGWPQGVDTVVVMLDGGTAFQSLDPARLHIWWGAYLGMPDQIVMSGVLAEIGPHIVAARQDARERHGWIMDSYILKRRP, from the coding sequence ATGCTCACGCTCTCCCTGATAGGCATCGGTTGCGGCGATCCCGGGCAGCTCACGCGCGCCGCCGTTCAAGCCATCAACGCGGCCGATCTCATCCTGATCCCGCGCAAGGGGACGGCGAAGTCCGATCTTGCAGATCTCAGGCGGACGATCTGCGCGGATGTGCTCACCAATCAAACGACGCGCATTGCCGAGTTCGACCTTCCCGTGCGCGATGCCGGTGAAGCGGACTATCACAAGGGCGTGGACGACTGGCACGACGCCGTGGCCGCGGCCTGGTCGCAGACGATCGCGAGCCAGCTCGAAGGTGAAGGCAAGGTCGCGCTGCTGATCTGGGGCGACCCTTCGCTCTACGATTCCTCGCTGCGCATTGCGCGGCGGCTCGATCCCCTGCCAAGGATCGACGTCGTGCCCGGCATCACCTCGATCCAGGCGCTGTGCGCGGCGCATGCGCTGCCGCTCAACGACATCGGCGAGCCCTTCCTGGTTACGACCGGGCGCCGCTTGCGCGAAGGCGGCTGGCCGCAGGGCGTCGACACCGTGGTGGTGATGCTCGATGGCGGCACGGCATTCCAGTCGCTCGATCCGGCGAGACTGCACATCTGGTGGGGCGCCTATCTCGGCATGCCCGATCAGATCGTGATGTCGGGCGTTCTGGCCGAGATCGGCCCGCACATCGTCGCCGCGCGACAGGATGCGCGCGAACGGCATGGCTGGATCATGGACAGCTACATTCTCAAGCGCAGGCCGTAA